The following are encoded together in the Daucus carota subsp. sativus chromosome 5, DH1 v3.0, whole genome shotgun sequence genome:
- the LOC108222096 gene encoding transcriptional regulator STERILE APETALA — protein MSSPSSSPGDGGARGGDYDAPSSSRQRRSGNGVWPEPFVEALATHVAIEASQSEGRLVAAQVLFNLFQVCSTWRAVSNSDLLWQNLTRRIWHCNNLRHNTWYEEYVHHHRLARNFRVGRYLYNPLHLSPADENNNNENLVCRRLTISDYYLAAGFSDGTVRLFHLPNMLYLSTFRPQNRNRLGHFSPAVSGIILSESRLVFASLDGDIHVAMTDNAIPPRRAHLGDVVNDGALVDFNGCSQWWVGLYAGVPGRAFHVWNGVTEELVFIGGTLTDHEAVRGWHLLTELTELIGRVRLTSRELAVACTSLRFIVFDLRDQVIVLGEEEFPRRLMVGAFDARHEEFVIVDRRGSASVRRVGTLEEVCRFDVRGASQRGVLGCTNGGYALMCVGGLIRAWEIEHGEHLYSLVERIGEATALVADERYLVACSSDNTIHLWDFGVQ, from the exons ATGTCATCACCCTCTTCCTCTCCCGGAGATGGTGGTGCTCGAGGCGGCGACTACGACGCTCCCTCCTCCTCCCGTCAGCGTCGCTCCGGCAACGGGGTCTGGCCGGAGCCGTTCGTGGAGGCTCTCGCCACTCATGTCGCCATTGAGGCTTCTCAGTCTGAAGGCCGCCTTGTGGCGGCCCAAGTTCTCTTCAATCTCTTCCAG GTATGTTCTACTTGGCGAGCAGTGTCAAACTCTGATCTCTTGTGGCAGAACCTCACCCGCCGAATCTGGCACTGTAACAATCTCCGCCATAATACATGGTATGAGGAATATGTACACCACCATCGCCTAGCCCGTAACTTCCGTGTTGGAAGATATTTATATAACCCACTACACTTGAGCCCAGCAGATGAAAATAACAACAATGAGAACTTAGTCTGTCGTCGCCTCACCATATCTGATTACTATCTTGCAGCTGGCTTTTCTGATGGCACTGTTCGCTTATTCCACCTCCCCAACATGCTCTATTTATCCACTTTCCGTCCCCAAAACCGTAATCGCCTAGGACACTTCTCACCTGCCGTGTCTGGAATTATTCTATCTGAATCCCGACTTGTATTTGCTTCCCTCGATGGTGACATCCATGTGGCAATGACTGACAATGCTATACCACCTCGTAGAGCCCATTTGGGGGATGTAGTTAATGATGGAGCTTTAGTCGACTTTAATGGATGTAGCCAGTGGTGGGTTGGTCTCTACGCAG GAGTTCCTGGGCGTGCTTTTCATGTGTGGAATGGAGTGACAGAAGAGCTAGTTTTTATTGGTGGGACATTGACAGACCATGAAGCTGTAAGGGGTTGGCATCTACTGACAGAGTTGACTGAGCTCATAGGCCGAGTAAGATTAACAAGTCGTGAATTGGCCGTGGCATGTACCAGCCTCAGATTTATTGTGTTCGACTTAAGGGATCAAGTTATCGTATTGGGAGAAGAAGAATTTCCCAGAAGGCTGATGGTGGGCGCTTTTGATGCCAGGCATGAAGAGTTTGTCATAGTGGACCGACGTGGATCAGCTAGCGTGAGGCGGGTGGGTACTTTGGAGGAGGTCTGCAGATTTGATGTACGTGGAGCTTCACAAAGGGGTGTTTTGGGGTGCACAAACGGTGGATATGCATTAATGTGTGTAGGAGGACTTATTCGAGCATGGGAGATTGAGCATGGAGAGCATTTGTATAGTTTGGTAGAGAGAATAGGAGAAGCGACTGCTCTGGTTGCAGACGAAAGATACCTGGTAGCTTGTTCGTCTGATAACACAATTCACTTGTGGGACTTTGGAGTGCAATAG
- the LOC108220464 gene encoding uncharacterized protein LOC108220464, whose product MVGLSIGEKHFIEGGVAQDIRTDGRRRLVYRPIQLQTGVIPQANGSARVRMGGTEVIASVKAELGRPSSLQPDKGKVFINVDCSPTADPIFEGRGGEELSTELSGALQICLLGGKSGAGAAIDLSSLSIVGGKICWDLYIDGLVVSADGNLLDALGAAIKAALSNTGIPKVNVAAGASSDEQPEVDISDEEFLQFDTSAVPVIITLTEVGRHYIVDATPEEESHMNSAISMSVNRKGNICGLTKRGSAGLDPSVILDMISVGIHVSEQLMNKLDSEIAAAEACEEE is encoded by the exons ATGGTAGGGCTTTCAATTGGAGAAAAGCACTTCATAGAAGGTGGAGTAGCTCAAGATATTCGAACTGATGGCCGGAGAAGACTTGTTTACAGGCCAATTCAGCTTCAGACTGGGGTTATTCCTCAAGCTAATGGCTCAGCTAGAGTTAGAATGGGTGGCACTGAAGTTATAGCTAGTGTTAAG GCGGAGCTGGGAAGGCCGAGTTCTTTGCAGCCGGATAAAGGCAAAGTTTTTATCAATGTGGATTGTAGCCCTACAGCTGATCCAATATTTGAG GGCAGAGGCGGTGAGGAATTATCTACAGAACTTTCAGGTGCTCTTCAGATATGTCTTCTTGGTGGAAAAAGTGGCGCAG GAGCTGCAATTGACCTTTCCTCTCTGTCAATTGTGGGAGGAAAAATCTGTTGGGACCTTTATATCGATGGTTTAGTAGTTAGTGCAGATGGGAACCTGTTAGATGCGCTTGGTGCTGCTATTAAG GCTGCACTGAGCAATACAGGTATTCCGAAAGTCAATGTGGCTGCCGGTGCCTCTTCTGATGAGCAGCCTGAAGTTGACATAAGCGATGAAGAATTTTTGCAATTCGACACCTCTGCTGTCCCCGTCATTATTACTTTAACAGAG GTCGGGAGGCATTATATTGTGGATGCAACTCCGGAGGAGGAATCCCATATGAATTCGGCCATTTCAATGTCTGTTAATAGAAAAGGAAATATTTGCGGACTGACAAAACGAGGTAGTGCAGGCCTGGACCCAAGTGTTATACTTGACATGATATCTGTAGGTATACATGTAAGTGAGCAGCTGATGAACAAGTTAGATTCAGAGATAGCTGCTGCGGAAGCATGTGAAGAGGAATAG
- the LOC108220547 gene encoding pentatricopeptide repeat-containing protein At4g26680, mitochondrial has translation MIMHFRRLSTLINPTPRNPFAPSTQKIMKKNKWDPIPLPHRTMPEPKGQDLDFVNVAYSHLVHADWAQLEKLASGLSLFRVKHILLRLRNDHVLSYRFFRWFGGKNPSFRNVETLSMILHILSKHRKFRSAEGVLKEIVDSGSVSFHFELFDALVDSYRVCDSSPRVFDSVFKTYAHLKKIRNATDMFCWMRNYGFLPTVESCNALLSSSLNLNRGDIALKFYKEMQRSRISANVYTFNMVVAANCKLGKLEKAVTIFKEMESLGFNPTVASYNTLIAGYCKQDLLSSAMKLKDSMVRNGVQPTDITYNTLIHGLCKEGKLLEANKIFNEMKGSDVTPTTVTYNTLINGYGQIGNNDMAERLFEEMSRDEIKADILTYNALILGLCKEGMTKKAAYLVKELDRKHLVPNSSTFSALIRGQCARKDSGRAYQLYKSMIRSGCHPNEYTLNMLLSALCESEDYNGGVQVLTEMLNRGIAPNSTTLTDLYKGLRLCGKDELVLKLSKEINDRHIVVKDSERDENNISQPNF, from the coding sequence ATGATTATGCATTTCCGTAGATTATCTACCCTGATTAATCCAACCCCACGAAACCCATTTGCACCATCAACccaaaaaatcatgaaaaagAACAAGTGGGACCCAATTCCGTTGCCTCATAGAACCATGCCTGAGCCTAAAGGTCAGGATCTTGATTTTGTGAATGTTGCTTATAGTCATCTGGTACACGCTGATTGGGCTCAACTTGAGAAATTAGCATCTGGGTTGTCTTTGTTTCGAGTAAAGCACATTCTTTTGAGGCTCCGGAATGACCACGTTCTTTCATATAGGTTCTTTAGGTGGTTTGGGGGAAAGAATCCGTCTTTTCGTAATGTTGAAACCCTTTCGATgattttgcatattttgagtAAGCACCGGAAGTTTAGATCTGCGGAGGGTGTTTTGAAGGAGATTGTTGATTCTGGTTCGGTTAGTTTTCATTTTGAGCTGTTCGATGCCTTGGTTGATTCGTATAGAGTTTGTGATTCTTCGCCTCGGGTTTTTGATTCGGTGTTTAAGACATATGCTCATTTGAAGAAAATTAGGAATGCTACGGATATGTTTTGTTGGATGAGGAATTACGGGTTTTTACCGACTGTGGAGTCGTGTAATGCGTTATTGAGCTCGTCACTTAATCTGAATCGGGGGGATATTGCATTGAAATTTTACAAGGAAATGCAGAGGTCGAGGATTTCGGCAAATGTTTATACTTTTAATATGGTTGTTGCTGCTAATTGCAAATTGGGGAAATTGGAGAAGGCTGTTACTATATTTAAGGAGATGGAGAGCTTGGGGTTTAATCCTACTGTTGCTTCTTATAATACTTTGATTGCTGGATACTGTAAACAGGATCTTTTGAGCTCTGCCATGAAGCTAAAAGATTCGATGGTGAGGAACGGTGTGCAGCCAACTGATATAACGTACAACACACTTATTCATGGACTCTGCAAGGAAGGAAAATTACTTGAAGCAAATAAGATTTTCAATGAGATGAAAGGATCAGATGTCACTCCTACCACTGTTACTTACAACACTTTGATAAATGGGTATGGCCAGATAGGTAATAATGATATGGCTGAGCGACTTTTTGAGGAAATGTCCAGAGATGAAATCAAAGCTGATATCTTGACTTACAACGCATTGATTTTGGGGCTATGCAAGGAGGGAATGACGAAGAAAGCTGCATACCTAGTGAAGGAACTTGATAGGAAACATTTGGTTCCAAACTCGTCAACCTTTTCTGCGCTGATTAGAGGACAGTGTGCAAGAAAGGATTCTGGGCGAGCCTATCAATTGTATAAAAGCATGATAAGAAGCGGTTGTCATCCAAATGAATATACGTTGAACATGTTATTGTCGGCGTTATGCGAGTCTGAGGACTATAATGGAGGAGTCCAAGTTCTGACAGAGATGCTGAATCGAGGTATTGCTCCTAATTCTACTACCTTAACTGATCTTTATAAAGGGCTTAGGCTGTGTGGAAAAGATGAGTTGGTGTTGAAGTTGTCAAAAGAGATAAATGATAGACATATTGTAGTAAAAGATTCTGAAAGGGATGAAAATAACATTTCCCAGCCAAATTTTTAA
- the LOC108223665 gene encoding pentatricopeptide repeat-containing protein At2g41080 isoform X2: MGKSFLRPLRSVSLNTANHQSLTPTKDHISYLCSKGRLTEAFKTFSHYVYSNPNLFATLLQGCLKHHLLPLTKQLHSIIITSGCSADKFVCNHLLNVYFKFGQVGIAGDLFDVMPRRNVMTYNILLGGFVQIGDLGSARKVFDEMPERNVATWNAMVAGLTQSGVNEEGVRLFCGMFGGGFFPDEFTVGSVLRGCAGMKDLRMGRQVHGYVVKSGFLVSVVVGSSLAHMYMKCGEFGEGERLIGGMAVHSVASCNTLIGGRAQRGLSEGALDQYNSMKAAGFRPDKITFVSVLSSCAELATIGQGQQIHADALKSGACSSLSVVSTLVSMYSKCGCLDDSIKAFLESGNDDDVVLWTSMIAAYGFHGRGKEAIQLFNQMEQKGLEANDITFLSLLYACSHCGLKDDGIAFLNSMKQKYGLEPRVEHYTCMVDLLGRSGRLEEAEAFVRSMPVKADAVIWKTLLAACKTYKNADMAKRIAGEVLNLDPNDAASYVLLSSIQASEKRWQDVSDLRKAMRDRRVKKEPGISWFELKNHVHQFCTGDKSHPQLMEIDTYLEELTAELKLRGYIPDMSSVLHDMDLEEKEYNLAHHSEKLAIAFALMNTPPGVTIRVMKNLRVCTDCHIAIKYISEIKNREIIVRDSSRFHHFKEGQCSCGDYW, from the coding sequence ATGGGCAAGTCTTTCCTCAGACCCCTCCGTTCTGTGTCACTTAACACTGCAAATCATCAGTCTCTCACACCCACAAAAGATCACATTTCCTACTTATGCTCAAAAGGCAGACTCACTGAAGCATTCAAAACCTTCTCACACTACGTCTACTCCAACCCAAATCTCTTCGCTACCCTTCTCCAGGGATGCCTCAAACACCATCTTCTCCCCCTCACGAAACAGCTCCACTCCATTATTATCACCTCTGGCTGCTCAGCAGACAAGTTTGTCTGCAACCATTTGCTGAATGTGTACTTCAAGTTTGGGCAGGTGGGTATTGCTGGGGACCTGTTTGATGTAATGCCGAGGAGAAATGTGATGACGTATAATATTTTGTTGGGTGGGTTTGTGCAGATTGGGGATTTGGGGAGTGCGcggaaggtgtttgatgaaatgcctgAGAGGAATGTGGCGACGTGGAATGCGATGGTGGCGGGGTTGACGCAGTCGGGGGTTAATGAGGAGGGGGTGAGGTTGTTTTGTGGGATGTTTGGGGGTGGTTTTTTTCCGGATGAGTTTACGGTGGGGAGTGTGCTGAGAGGGTGTGCTGGGATGAAGGATTTGAGGATGGGGAGGCAGGTTCATGGGTATGTGGTGAAATCGGGGTTTTTGGTGAGTGTGGTTGTTGGGAGTTCTTTGGCGCATATGTATATGAAATGCGGGGAGTTTGGGGAGGGAGAGAGGTTGATTGGTGGGATGGCGGTTCATAGTGTAGCTTCTTGTAATACTCTTATAGGGGGGAGAGCGCAGAGGGGTTTATCTGAGGGTGCTTTGGATCAGTATAATAGTATGAAAGCGGCTGGTTTTAGACCGGATAAAATTACATTTGTTAGTGTATTGAGTTCGTGCGCAGAATTAGCAACAATCGGACAAGGTCAACAGATTCATGCAGATGCGTTGAAATCAGGAGCTTGTTCTTCGCTTTCTGTAGTAAGTACTTTAGTTAGTATGTATTCGAAATGCGGGTGTTTGGATGACTCTATAAAAGCATTCTTAGAGTCTGggaatgatgatgatgttgttcTGTGGACGTCGATGATTGCAGCTTATGGATTTCACGGGAGAGGAAAGGAAGCAATACAGCTGTTTAATCAGATGGAGCAGAAAGGACTAGAAGCAAATGATATTACTTTCTTGAGCTTGCTTTATGCTTGTAGCCATTGTGGCTTGAAGGATGATGGGATTGCATTTCTCAATTCAATGAAGCAAAAGTATGGGCTGGAGCCTCGTGTAGAGCACTACACGTGCATGGTAGATCTCCTTGGAAGGTCTGGTCGTCTGGAAGAAGCAGAAGCTTTTGTTAGATCTATGCCAGTAAAGGCAGATGCAGTCATATGGAAAACTTTGTTAGCGGCatgtaaaacatataaaaatgcAGATATGGCTAAAAGAATAGCTGGAGAAGTGCTTAACCTTGATCCTAATGATGCAGCTTCTTATGTGCTACTTTCGAGTATTCAAGCCTCTGAGAAGAGATGGCAGGATGTGTCAGATTTGAGGAAAGCAATGAGAGACAGGAGGGTGAAGAAAGAGCCTGGTATAAGTTGgtttgaattaaaaaatcatGTTCACCAGTTCTGTACGGGTGACAAATCCCATCCGCAGTTGATGGAGATTGATACATACTTGGAAGAACTTACAGCAGAATTGAAGTTACGGGGTTATATACCTGATATGAGCTCTGTACTTCATGATATGGATCTTGAAGAAAAAGAATACAATTTGGCACACCATAGCGAAAAGTTGGCAATTGCTTTTGCTTTAATGAACACACCGCCTGGTGTAACGATAAGGGTGATGAAGAACTTGCGGGTATGCACCGACTGCCATATTGCTATCAAATACATATCAGAGATAAAAAACAGAGAGATTATTGTTCGAGATAGCAGTagatttcatcattttaaagAGGGACAGTGTTCCTGCGGAGATTACTGGTGA
- the LOC108223665 gene encoding receptor-like protein 6 isoform X1 — translation MAASHSSKLLLFLFLLYSLHLITVTTTMLCHDHEKSALLHFKQSLPASPSSSAYSKTASWKASGNSSRDCCSWDGVECDDATGYVIGLDLSSSLMQATLHSNSTLFSLVHLQNLNLAENNFMKSSIPPEISRLSRLSFINLSDSSFSGQIPHELSGMSKLASLDLSYNYLYGDFPIAIFNLPGLLVLNVSGNQNLSGYLPEFNKTSSFRELDIAFTEFSGTIPSSIGNLKSLNWLRLRNCYFSGSIPASIGNMTQLTALSLANNMFIKSDDLSWLQKLTKLSMLNLQDTNLYGDLPPSFANLTQLTFLSLRNNSFVGEIPLSLMNMTQLIHLDLSLNELTGQIPRSFSQLNKLEYLSLSDNNFTGTVEADSFLSSRNLSFLNLSGCKITSNSLHHSNFSLPKLEALDLSLCNLTEFPYFLQFASNLMALVLRGNNIHGHIPHWIWNASNNLELIDLSANFLTTFEWNPVSIQSKSLKYINIANNMLQGNLPIPPSNTYFYLMDGNRITGEISPMICGVMSLTVLGLSNNNLGGLIPQCLADSLETLFLQQNNFSGKIPQTYPKECNLKVMDLSQNQFTGEVPESLSNCKMLQVLDLSNNQMKQTFPAWLGTLPRLQVLLLHFNMFHGEIGSPRSPSEFPSLCIINLSHNAFTGAFPVNYIQIWDVMKVVRTGIELYVEAKFDISFTQGKYTYHYLYYSPMILTYKGAKREYNKIPNIFTAIDLSSNKFTGKVPESLGSLKALQLLDLSNNDFTGPIPPSLGNLTQLESLDLSHNKLSGVIPQQLAAQLNFLSFFNVSHNHLTGPIPKGPQFSTFDYNSYIGNSGLCGFPVSKNCGALQSPPDDSEDGSEEDKFPSGFDWLFILLGLGSGLVVGFVIGDISMDRHPWLIRGIVQKFGLTQKKPRMRGRQIIRA, via the coding sequence ATGGCAGCCTCACATAGCTCTAAACTCTTACTTTTCTTGTTTCTGCTATACTCTCTTCATCTTATTACTGTCACTACTACTATGTTGTGCCACGACCACGAGAAATCCGCTCTTTTACATTTTAAACAGAGCCTTCCTGCTTCTCCTAGTTCATCTGCTTACTCCAAGACTGCATCTTGGAAGGCTAGCGGAAATAGTAGCAGGGATTGCTGCTCGTGGGACGGAGTCGAGTGTGATGATGCTACTGGTTACGTTATTGGTCTTGACCTTAGTAGCAGTCTGATGCAAGCAACTCTTCACTCCAACAGCACCCTGTTTAGCCTTGTTCACCTTCAGAACCTAAACCTTGCAGAAAATAACTTCATGAAGTCTTCAATCCCACCCGAGATCTCCCGTCTTTCAAGATTGTCATTTATAAACCTctcagattcttcattttccGGCCAAATCCCACACGAGTTGTCAGGAATGTCAAAATTAGCTTCCCTTGATCTGTCTTACAACTATTTGTATGGAGACTTTCCGATTGCCATTTTCAATCTACCGGGCCTGCTTGTTCTTAATGTGAGTGGCAACCAAAATCTCAGTGGTTACCTACCAGAGTTCAACAAAACAAGCTCCTTCAGGGAACTGGATATTGCTTTCACGGAATTCTCTGGTACCATACcgtcctcaatcggaaatctgAAGTCATTGAATTGGTTACGACTCAGAAATTGCTACTTTTCTGGATCAATTCCGGCCTCAATTGGTAACATGACCCAACTTACTGCTCTATCACTTGCAAACAACATGTTTATTAAGTCAGATGATCTCTCTTGGCTTCAGAAGCTAACTAAACTCTCTATGTTAAACCTTCAGGATACTAATCTATATGGTGACCTCCCACCATCTTTTGCAAACCTCACCCAACTTACCTTTCTTTCACTTAGAAATAATTCGTTTGTTGGTGAAATCCCATTGTCGCTGATGAACATGACCCAATTAATTCATTTAGATTTGAGTCTTAATGAACTAACAGGTCAGATTCCTCGCTCATTTTCTCAACTCAATAAACTGGAATATCTATCTCTTTCAGATAATAACTTCACTGGGACAGTAGAGGCTGACAGTTTTTTGAGTTCAAGAAACCTTTCCTTTCTCAATCTATCCGGGTGCAAAATAACGTCAAATTCCCTCCATCACTCTaacttcagtcttccaaagcTTGAAGCTTTAGATTTGAGTCTCTGCAACTTAACAGAGTTTCCATACTTTCTGCAGTTTGCGAGTAACTTAATGGCACTTGTATTGCGCGGTAATAATATTCACGGTCATATACCACACTGGATCTGGAATGCAAGTAATAATTTGGAGTTGATCGACCTTAGTGCTAACTTCCTAACAACCTTTGAATGGAATCCAGTATCCATCCAAAGCAAGAGtttaaaatacataaacatCGCCAATAATATGCTCCAAGGGAATCTCCCAATTCCTCCATCAAATACATATTTCTACTTGATGGATGGCAACAGAATAACGGGGGAGATTTCACCCATGATATGTGGTGTCATGTCTCTGACAGTACTAGGTTTGTCAAATAACAACTTGGGCGGGCTGATTCCGCAATGCCTCGCCGATTCTTTGGAAACCCTTTTTCTCCAACAGAACAACTTTTCAGGTAAAATTCCTCAAACATACCCAAAAGAATGCAACCTCAAGGTGATGGACTTGAGTCAAAACCAGTTTACAGGGGAAGTTCCAGAATCGTTGTCAAATTGTAAAATGCTACAGGTTTTGGATTTATCAAATAATCAGATGAAACAAACTTTCCCCGCTTGGTTGGGGACTCTTCCACGCTTACAGGTTCTTCTTCTGCATTTCAACATGTTTCATGGTGAGATTGGTAGTCCAAGGAGTCCTTCAGAGTTCCCATCGCTGTGCATTATTAATCTCTCACATAACGCTTTCACCGGTGCTTTTCCTGTGAATTATATCCAGATTTGGGATGTAATGAAAGTTGTTCGTACAGGCATCGAATTATATGTTGAGGCAAAATTTGATATTTCGTTTACTCAGGGCAAATACACGTACCATTACCTTTATTACAGCCCGATGATTCTTACCTACAAAGGTGCAAAGAGGGAGTACAACAAGATTCCAAATATTTTCACTGCAATTGACCTTTCAAGTAACAAGTTCACAGGAAAGGTTCCCGAATCTCTTGGAAGTCTAAAGGCTCTTCAGTTGCTCGACCTTTCAAACAATGATTTTACGGGTCCAATTCCTCCATCACTCGGGAACCTAACTCAGCTTGAATCTTTGGACCTTTCACATAACAAGCTCTCAGGAGTCATTCCTCAACAGTTAGCAGCACAGCTCAACTTTCTCTCTTTCTTCAATGTGTCTCACAACCATCTAACTGGTCCCATACCAAAAGGCCCGCAGTTCAGTACTTTTGACTACAATTCTTACATCGGAAACTCGGGACTATGTGGATTCCCAGTATCTAAGAATTGTGGAGCACTGCAGTCACCACCTGATGACAGCGAGGATGGTTCTGAGGAAGATAAGTTTCCTAGTGGATTTGATTGGTTATTCATATTACTGGGACTTGGAAGTGGGCTTGTTGTTGGCTTTGTTATAGGAGACATTTCAATGGATAGACACCCCTGGCTGATTCGTGGGATTGTCCAGAAATTCGGACTGACACAGAAGAAACCGAGGATGCGTGGGAGGCAGATCATTCGGGCTTAA
- the LOC108221865 gene encoding aspartic proteinase PCS1, whose translation MKFATLDDQEEFSLETPMIRFYRLLYFVNVTIGNPPVQQYLEVDTGSSLTWVRGGTYPPRRDDYVPSKSYSFRQMSCGDPICTSKNTFQCLTQKINQCGYKIYYADGTESAGRIGYDQFGFVNYEEPRSHSFVDNVVFGYLGNITNGTPSTKDKNFNGILGLGPRSISLVNQLPGPKLFSYCVSNLSSADASEGYIHFGEANDYTGDLQTTPIIQGYPQYIIEIQSICLGNVCLPIDPSVFKHIPGVKSGVSIDTGAIYSFLPDIAYAAVEDAVIKMMKSKNKTYVPGLYKNNSMLCYDGKLDDDESSYPSLIINFAGGGGATMEITRNVYLHELRSGLHCLSFRRSSRFGGRYKKYTVLGLLSQQYHVFEFNLDSWSVGILGDKFCNDPIL comes from the coding sequence ATGAAGTTTGCTACATTAGATGATCAAGAAGAATTCAGTTTAGAAACTCCAATGATACGATTCTATcgattattatattttgtcaACGTGACAATCGGGAACCCACCGGTTCAACAATATCTAGAGGTGGATACCGGCAGCTCTCTCACATGGGTTCGTGGAGGTACTTATCCTCCGAGACGAGACGATTACGTCCCCTCAAAGTCTTATTCATTTAGGCAAATGAGCTGTGGGGATCCTATATGCACCTCGAAAAATACTTTTCAGTGTCTTACACAAAAGATTAATCAGTGCGGGTATAAGATTTATTACGCCGACGGGACTGAGTCAGCTGGAAGGATAGGCTACGATCAGTTTGGGTTTGTAAACTATGAAGAACCTAGAAGTCATTCTTTTGTAGATAATGTTGTATTTGGTTATCTCGGCAATATAACAAATGGTACTCCGTCGACTAAAGACAAAAATTTCAATGGAATATTAGGACTAGGACCGAGAAGCATTTCCCTTGTCAATCAGCTACCTGGACCGAAATTGTTCAGTTACTGTGTCTCAAATCTTAGTAGCGCAGATGCATCCGAAGGCTACATTCATTTTGGGGAGGCGAATGACTACACCGGAGATCTTCAAACAACACCGATAATTCAGGGTTATCCACAGTATATTATAGAAATTCAATCGATTTGTTTAGGTAATGTGTGTTTGCCAATTGATCCATCCGTATTCAAGCACATTCCAGGTGTTAAGTCTGGAGTGTCCATCGACACGGGAGCGATATATTCTTTTTTACCAGACATAGCATATGCTGCTGTTGAAGATGCGGTGATTAAAATGATGAAATCGAAGAACAAGACTTATGTGCCGggattatataaaaacaattcaATGTTATGCTACGATGGAAAGTTGGATGATGATGAATCATCTTATCCTtctcttattatcaattttgcTGGTGGTGGGGGAGCAACTATGGAAATTACTCGAAACGTGTATCTTCATGAGCTTCGTTCAGGTTTACACTGTCTATCATTTCGAAGAAGCTCCCGTTTTGGAGGAAGATACAAGAAATACACTGTACTAGGTTTGCTGAGCCAACAGTATCATGTTTTCGAGTTCAACCTCGACAGTTGGAGTGTGGGCATTTTGGGTGACAAGTTTTGTAATGATCCGATCTTATAA